The genomic interval TTCaaccaaaatttcataaatttttaccTTAGGTGCAAGAcgaataaaataatgtaaattattttgaataaaaataattttatttattttcgagaATTCACGTTATTGGTTGCTAAGCAAAATAATATCGATGAATAACTGGTTCCGTAGCTCTTCTTTATCTTCTGGGTACCGACGTACTTTAAACCGGTCTCAAGCTAATACGCATGAACAGGTAGTTTACTATAAATACCGCTAAACCCGTGCTCTTCGTTCACTTTGAATTGCTACACGGTTATATCAGGAGAAAACttagatctacatgtataataCTACACAGTTGTATTCAAGTGATCAGGTTTGACTTTAAAAGCTTGAAAATGCCACGCGGTCGCCGAAGACAGGCACAGGCTAGGCGTATGCCGAGACAGGAGAGAGCCGTTCGGCAGGAGAGAGCCGTTGAGCAGGAAAGGCAGGAGAGAGCCGTTGAGCAGGACGAGGAGCTGAATCTGCAGAATGCCCGGCGTAACTTGAGAAGGAACGCTGCCAGAGAGGAGCAGAATGACCAAGGTCACGGGGACGTCAGGGGCACCAGGGGGCAAAAAAGGCCTGCGGCTGACCTCGAGGATGCTGTAGACGAGAGGTTGCTACAAACAGATGCCGGTGAGTGCAATGTTATTGATTTCGAACAAATTATTAGAAATTCACAAATTATTCCTCCTACGGGCAATAGAGATTCAAATAATGCAAATAATTTTCAAGGGTGTGGCGGCGCAAATTCTATCGACCCACAATCTTCAGGTATTCAATGTAATGGGCCACTGAATGTACCGTCCAATAATTCTATATTGTCTATGGTTCGCTTAGCAGATGACGACTTAGCCGCACACGTTCCGGcttcattaaaacaaaagatatGCAAAGGTGAATATGTCAACCTAGCATTATTATTAAAAGGAGCAGTAGAATTGTCAGAATTTTGTTCAGGTAGCGTTTTTCGCTTAAATTCGGAAGGCCAGATTGAATCAGCAAACAaagaatgtaaagaaaaaattacaaacataGAGAAATGGACAAACGCGTTCATAATCTATACATCCATTTACTTAGCTACACATGCAGATAAAGTGTACGAAATGTTACACTACATGTTCAATATAAGAGAATGTGCCTTACGCCAAGGCGGTTTCTCATGGAGGACGTATGATGAACAATTTCGCCTCCGTCAAGCAATTTCCCCATCCCCTTGGTCACAAATTAATAATGACTTGTGGTGGCGCTGCATGCAATTACAGCCTACCCACAACATTACACCAAATGCAGGTCGGTACACGTGTCAAGACTTTAACAGAGGCAACTGTGCTTGGCAAAACTGCAAATTTCCTCATGTTTGCTCAAAATGTTCGGGGCCCCATCCTGAGGTCACATGCACTAAACAAGGTTCATTTGTAATGAACCAGTCTGGTTACTCACGTGGTGGACAGTTTCGTCCCGCACAGCGAAATCTTTTTCGCGGCAGACCCTTTTTTAGACGGGGCAGTTACGGAGGCCCAAGAAAAAACTAACAATTCTAAAAAACAAAGCGCTTCCACCGAACAGAGTAATTTGGACATACACAATTTGGCCCAAACACCTGTAAACGTAATAGCCCTTAAAAAGCATTTAAGAAACTATGACGTCACTGAAGCGAAATTTTTATTAGATGGATTTATGAATGGTTTTTCCGTTACAATATACAGGTCCACGTACTGCACGCGATTCAAAAAATCTACGCTCAACTTTGTTAAACCCCGATATCATAAAACttcaaattcaaaaagaaattaaagctGGTAGGGTGGCTGGCCCATTCAATGAAAGACCGATGACTAATTTAATCGTTTCACCCATAGGTTTAGTTCCAAAGAAAACACCTGGAGAATATCGAATGATACATCACTTATCATATCCGTCTGGAGATTCGGTGAACGATTACATAGACCCTACTTTGTGTTCCGTACAATATACGCACTTTGACGAAGCGGTAAAATTAGTACAGGACCTGGGACGTAACTGCAAATTAttcaaaactgatattaaaagtGCGTACCGGCTTATACCTATAAAACCGACTGATTTTGAATTGTTAGGCTTTTTTTTgagaataaatattattttgataaagcaCTTCCATTTGGTGCCTCAATCAGTTGTATCACGTTTGAAAGATTTGCAAGATTTCTTGAATTTTGTGTCAAATCGAAACTCAAATCAGGCGGACTGTTGCATTATTTGGATGATTTTTTGGGCGGAGACAAAACGAACGCATCATGTACTGCTGCACTTCAAACGTTCAGAGATACCATGATAGAATTAGGTGTACCGTTAGCGGAGGAAAAAACGGAGGGCCCAACAGAGGTTTTAGTTTTTCTTGGGCTGGAGTTAGACTCTAAGCAAATGCTCGTTCGTATCCCAGCTTCAAAAATTCAAGAGCTTAtacaaaaaatcaatgaaattttgctacatccaaaaacaactttaaagaaaataCAATCACTTATAGGTTCTCTGAATTTTTGTTGCCGCGCAATCACTATGGGTAGGCCTTTCATCCGCCGCCTGATAAACGCAACCTGTGGATTAACGAAACCACATCATCATGTtagaattaaaaatgaaatatgcttAGATCTGTCAATGTGGTTACTTTTCTTTCAGAATTTTAACGGTATTTCTGTATTCCATGACCGCTTTTGGGTATCGAATACAGATGTCCAACTGTTTACGGATAGTGCTGGGGTGAAAACTTAGGGTTCGGCATATATTTTAAAGGCCACTGGTCCCACGCTAAATGGCCAGAAGCATGGCACAAATCGGGTATTACTGCAGATATAACAGTTTTAGAACTGTTTCCAATCCTAGCGGCATTGTATATTTGGGGCGCAGATTTGAccaataaaaagataatattcAACTGTGATAATCAAGCAGTAGTacacattttgaacaaattaacTTCAAAATCAGAAGCAGTCATGTGCCTAGTTCGAGTACTGACGTTACggtgtttaaaattaaatatcttaatcAAAGCCTGTCAGGTACCTGGTCATCAGAACGAAATCTGTGATGCACTGTCTCGTTTTCAGTTGAACAGATTCAGAAAAATAGCCCCAGACGCGGATCAAGATCCATATCCCGTTCCACACTTCCTTTGGAAAGTCTTCGACGCCGAGCTGGACAGCTCATTAGATCAGGAATTTCATATAATTCCAGGTCAACATACAGCACAGCTATAAATGCTTTTACAAACTTTCGGTCTATTTATGGGCTTACAAATCAATTTCCTATTCCCGTTCAACAACTTACACTGTTTATAGCTTATTGCTTTGAGAAGGGACTATCACCAAAATCAATATCTACTTATGTAGCGGGCATCAATTATCATCATAAACTGCATGGATTTTATGATCTTAACAGTATTTTTATAGTTAAGAAATTGCTTGAAGGTTGTCACAGGAGTCGCACAACACGAGATAAGCGTGCTCCGCTGACCAAGTCTGTATTGTTAGCTGTTTGTAGGTCACTCCCTGAAGTATGTTATGACAACTACGAAGTAAAGCTATTTCATTCACTTTTTACCTTAGCATATTTCGGTTTGTTTCGGGTCAGTGAACTTgtcaatgtaaacaaacacctgTCAGAAAATCCCCTACAACGCAATGATTTACGCTTCACAAAAGACGATTGTGTAATCATTCGGTTACGCCACTTTAAAACTAATCAAAGGGGTAAACCAGTATACTTAAAGTTGCCCAGACAGGCTGGTAATTTGTGCCCAGTTAAGGCAATTAAGGAATTTCTGTCTATGAGGCCAAGCATCCAAGCCCCACTTTTCTGTCATCGGGATGGGTCTGTAACAACTAGGACCCAATTTTCTGCAGTCTTAGCAAAAGCCATcagtaaaacacattttttaggTGCACAATACAAAACACACAGTTTTAGGATTGGTAGAGCCACTGACCTAGCTTCCGATGGATACCCGTCggaaatcataatgaaacttggtagatgGACATCCAACTGTGTTAATCTTTATGTTCGAACATGATGTTAATCTGCAGATCATATACGGTACATCACAATCAACTTTATTTCACAACGGTATTAATTACCATTCTAAAcgtaatattttcattaatttattttaccagctataaatgaaaactattttttattCAGACGTATGGGTTCTGGGTGACTCTATCCCGTTCTGGGCCGGCGAACATGCAAAGACGACTAGGAAACCAAATCTTAGTATCCCGAACATTTCTATTGCTTGGTGGGCAGTCAGAGGTCTTCGTTGGAGAGGTTTCAGACATACAATTGAAACTCAGGTCTTACTTTCATCTCCTCCTTCAATAATATACATTAATTTAGGCGGAAATGACCTAGTATACGAAAATACTTGTGAATTAAGAGGAATGATTGAAACAGAGATAAACTATTTACGTGAAGCATTCCCAAATACAACAATAGTTTGGATAGACATATTAGAGAGACAAAACTGGCAAGGGGCATTAGGCGGTAAAAGGccaattgaaaagaaaagaaaacgccTTAACCGCATAGCGCGGAAAATAGTAATAGAATCAGGGAAAAGTGACGTCATAAGCCCCGATATTGACGCAGAAACAGCCTTTTTTAGAAATGACGGCGTTCATTTAAATCTCGTAGGGTTAGAATTCTTCCTAGATTATTTAAGAGATTCAATTAGAAAGCTAATATAAGTATGACAATTTAGTAAACATAAATGCTGAAGATTCCGTGTTCAAGCATtgtataaattaaacatttttattagatagaattttgggggataaattgtttcaatttattgtggcggaaaattctataAACCGGAAGGTGATCAGGCGTGTCTGCTTACATTAGTTTACAATAAACTGATAAGtataatttggaaataaatattgtttcataaaaatacatctaTTGTCTGGCGAGAACTTACAAAGCACTGTATTTTCGGTGTGTGTTACTCTTATGTGGTTACTCTTATGTTGTTATGTGGCTAGGGTTGAATAGGTTTTGCCCATAGTACCTGGCGAAATCTAGTTTTGTATTGCGTATTGCTTTGTATTGCGTAttgctttgtattgcgttatCAACCCTCTAGCATGCAACTTACTGCTTTCCTTCACGCAGTGGTTTTGGTATGTGTTGACCCGTCATTCCCGGATACCTGGTCGTGTCTGGTAACTATCATACCGTGACTACTGGCACCGAAGTTGCCGTGAATTGCCACATTATGTTTAAGTTAGTCAGTATTGCTACCTCGTTATGTCCGA from Mercenaria mercenaria strain notata chromosome 2, MADL_Memer_1, whole genome shotgun sequence carries:
- the LOC123547130 gene encoding uncharacterized protein LOC123547130 isoform X1, with translation MPRGRRRQAQARRMPRQERAVRQERAVEQERQERAVEQDEELNLQNARRNLRRNAAREEQNDQGHGDVRGTRGQKRPAADLEDAVDERLLQTDADVWVLGDSIPFWAGEHAKTTRKPNLSIPNISIAWWAVRGLRWRGFRHTIETQVLLSSPPSIIYINLGGNDLVYENTCELRGMIETEINYLREAFPNTTIVWIDILERQNWQGALGGKRPIEKKRKRLNRIARKIVIESGKSDVISPDIDAETAFFRNDGVHLNLVGLEFFLDYLRDSIRKLI
- the LOC123547130 gene encoding uncharacterized protein LOC123547130 isoform X2, which codes for MPRGRRRQAQARRMPRQERAVRQERAVEQERQERAVEQDEELNLQNARRNLRRNAAREEQNDQGHGDVRGTRGQKRPAADLEDAVDERLLQTDAVFMLTGNFSE